In Bufo gargarizans isolate SCDJY-AF-19 chromosome 5, ASM1485885v1, whole genome shotgun sequence, the following are encoded in one genomic region:
- the BASP1 gene encoding brain acid soluble protein 1, whose protein sequence is MGGKLSKKKKGYNVNDDKSKDKDKKADGANTEEEGATKTNEETQPVENADAKEIKEEKNDKEPQDAENKTEDKEAETEKTNKDAVQKTESEKTEACSDAKVEPQNAERPVSKQEEPTVASPAPAANSEGTKASEPTAEAKASQPSETPAPSKVDDKSKEDGEAKKTEAPSAPEAKTETAPASDSKPSSEPAPSSVKSPEPEATSSSTKASEPAGPADEVKATETPAANSDQTVAVQE, encoded by the coding sequence ATGGGAGGAAAGTTGAGCAAGAAGAAGAAGGGATACAATGTAAATGACGACAAATCAAAAGATAAGGACAAAAAGGCAGATGGAGCAAACACAGAGGAAGAAGGGGCAACTAAAACTAACGAGGAGACTCAACCTGTAGAAAATGCTGATGCAAAAGAAATTAAAGAAGagaaaaatgacaaggaaccgcaggatgctgaaaacaaaactgaGGACAAAGAAGCAGAGACGGAAAAAACAAATAAGGATGCAGTACAAAAAACAGaatctgagaagacagaggcttGCTCTGATGCCAAGGTGGAACCTCAGAATGCTGAACGACCTGTATCCAAGCAAGAGGAACCAACTGTTGCATCTCCTGCTCCAGCTGCCAATAGTGAAGGCACTAAAGCCTCTGAACCTACCGCTGAAGCAAAAGCTTCCCAGCCTTCAGAAACACCAGCACCAAGTAAAGTAGATGACAAGAGCAAAGAGGATGGGGAAGCCAAAAAGACTGAGGCTCCCTCCGCACCAGAGGCCAAAACTGAGACCGCTCCAGCTTCAGACTCAaaacctagcagtgagcctgctCCATCTTCCGTGAAGTCTCCAGAACCTGAAGCAACTAGTTCTTCTACTAAGGCCTCTGAGCCTGCAGGACCAGCTGATGAAGTTAAAGCTACTGAAACCCCAGCAGCTAATTCTGATCAAACCGTAGCAGTTCAAGAGTAA